The Danio rerio strain Tuebingen ecotype United States chromosome 10, GRCz12tu, whole genome shotgun sequence genome contains a region encoding:
- the si:ch73-52f15.5 gene encoding uncharacterized protein LOC100150557 (The RefSeq protein has 1 non-frameshifting indel compared to this genomic sequence) has translation MMENRVLERSGEIKDPPQLFTYYQGDINTAVDEHFFRALNKATIPKDLSIKAKDSSRTPRSDIPSSSSSSPWAMSWSKPSTHSSSKLTPLTSMETPSPSQGVIVNPSGLSSSSSSSSSSSSSLWPCAPRQSSSAFELPQILYQQPASGESSASSYLNLLQMERPAGGIMISPFSKSDTRPEWNSGAAFKDVSGSRISLDSGLPVSEINKDLYWY, from the exons ATGATGGAGAACAGAGTGTTAGAGCGCTCAGGAGAGATTAAAGATCCTCCACAACTCTTCACATACTATCAGGGCGACATCAACACTGCGGTGGACGAGCATTTCTTCCGCGCGCTCAACAAAGCTACCATACCGAAAGACCTCAGCATTAAAGCCAAAGACAGCAGCAGGACTCCCAGATCAG ATAtcccctcatcatcatcatcaccatggGCAATGTCATGGTCTAAACCCAGCACACACTCTTCCTCAAAACTGACCCCCCTCACCTCCATGGAAACTCCATCTCCATCTCAGGGAGTTATCGTGAACCCCTCGGGACTTTCATCATCGTCGtcctcttcatcatcttcatcttcatcactgTGGCCCTGTGCACCCAGACAGAGCTCATCAGCTTTTGAACTGCCTCAGATCCTCTACCAGCAGCCGGCGAGCGGCGAGAGCAGCGCCAGCTCTTACCTCAATCTCCTGCAGATGGAGCGGCCCGCGGGGGGCATCATGATCTCGCCCTTCTCCAAATCAGACACCAGACCTGAATGGAACTCCGGGGCGGCATTTAAAGATGTGTCTGGAAGCAGAATCAGCCTCGATTCAG GTTTGCCTGTCTCAGAAATCAATAAGGATTTGTACTGGTATTGA